The Carassius gibelio isolate Cgi1373 ecotype wild population from Czech Republic chromosome B14, carGib1.2-hapl.c, whole genome shotgun sequence genome has a segment encoding these proteins:
- the LOC127971367 gene encoding septin-6 isoform X3, with the protein MQERTMAATEIARQAGEGARGVPLSGHVGFDSMPDQLVNKSVNHGFCFNILCVGETGLGKSTLMDTLFNTKFEGEPTQHNQPGVQLKSNTYELQESNVRLKLTVVNTVGFGDQINKEDSYKSIVEFIDTQFEAYLQEELKIKRTLHSYHDTRIHACLYFIAPTGHSLKSLDLVTMKKLDSKVNIIPIIAKSDAISKSELAKFKIKITSELVSNGVQIYQFPTDDETVAEINSTMNGHLPFAVVGSTEEVKIGNKMVRARQYPWGTVQVENENHCDFVKLREMLIRVNMEDLREQTHTRHYELYRRCKLEEMGFKDTDPDSKPFSLQETYEAKRNEFMGELQKKEEEMRQMFVQRVKEKEAELKEAEKELHEKFDRLKKLHQDEKKKLEDKKKALDDELNGFKQKKTAAELLQAQNQQAGSSATLKKDKERKNNPWLCTE; encoded by the exons ATGCAGGAAAGAACCATGGCGGCCACTGAGATAGCTCGACAAGCG GGAGAAGGTGCACGTGGCGTCCCACTCTCTGGTCATGTTGGCTTCGACAGCATGCCGGACCAGCTGGTCAACAAGTCCGTCAACCATGGCTTCTGCTTCAATATCCTCTGCGTGG GCGAGACGGGTTTGGGAAAGTCCACCCTCATGGACACCCTATTCAACACCAAATTTGAGGGTGAACCTACACAGCACAATCAGCCTGGAGTACAGCTCAAATCCAACACATACGAGCTGCAGGAGAGCAACGTTCGCCTGAAGCTCACTGTGGTCAACACTGTAGGCTTTGGAGATCAGATCAACAAAGAGGACAG TTACAAATCTATTGTGGAGTTCATCGATACTCAGTTTGAAGCGTACCTTCAGGAGGAACTGAAAATTAAACGCACCCTCCACAGTTATCATGATACACGGATCCACGCCTGTCTGTATTTCATTGCCCCCACTGGACACTCGCTCAAGTCCCTTGACCTGGTTACTATGAAGAAGTTGGACAGTAAG GTGAATATCATCCCGATCATCGCCAAATCAGATGCCATCTCAAAGAGTGAACTTGCTAAGTTCAAAATTAAGATCACAAGTGAGTTGGTGAGCAATGGCGTCCAGATATACCAGTTTCCCACCGACGATGAGACTGTGGCAGAGATCAACTCAACCATGAAT GGTCATTTGCCTTTTGCAGTGGTGGGAAGCACTGAGGAAGTGAAGATTGGGAACAAGATGGTGCGAGCGCGCCAGTACCCTTGGGGAACCGTCCAGG TGGAGAATGAGAATCACTGTGATTTTGTGAAGCTGAGAGAAATGCTGATCAGGGTCAACATGGAGGACCTAAGAGAGCAGACTCACACTCGCCACTATGAGCTATACCGCCGCTGCAAGCTGGAGGAGATGGGTTTCAAAGACACAGACCCTGACAGCAAACCCTTCAG CCTCCAGGAAACATACGAGGCCAAGAGGAATGAGTTCATGGGTGAGCTGCAGAAGAAAGAGGAGGAGATGAGGCAGATGTTTGTCCAGAGAGTCAAAGAGAAGGAGGCAGAGCTGAAAGAGGCAGAAAAGGAG CTTCATGAAAAGTTTGACCGTCTCAAGAAGCTTCACCAGGATGAGAAGAAGAAACTAGAGGACAAGAAGAAGGCTCTCGATGATGAGCTAAACGGCTTCAAGCAGAAGAAGACTGCCGCTGAGCTGCTACAGGCCCAGAATCAGCAGGCAGGAAGCTCCGCCACACTCAAGAAGGATAAAGAGAGGAAAAA
- the LOC127971367 gene encoding septin-6 isoform X2 produces MQERTMAATEIARQAGEGARGVPLSGHVGFDSMPDQLVNKSVNHGFCFNILCVGETGLGKSTLMDTLFNTKFEGEPTQHNQPGVQLKSNTYELQESNVRLKLTVVNTVGFGDQINKEDSYKSIVEFIDTQFEAYLQEELKIKRTLHSYHDTRIHACLYFIAPTGHSLKSLDLVTMKKLDSKVNIIPIIAKSDAISKSELAKFKIKITSELVSNGVQIYQFPTDDETVAEINSTMNGHLPFAVVGSTEEVKIGNKMVRARQYPWGTVQVENENHCDFVKLREMLIRVNMEDLREQTHTRHYELYRRCKLEEMGFKDTDPDSKPFSLQETYEAKRNEFMGELQKKEEEMRQMFVQRVKEKEAELKEAEKELHEKFDRLKKLHQDEKKKLEDKKKALDDELNGFKQKKTAAELLQAQNQQAGSSATLKKDKERKNFF; encoded by the exons ATGCAGGAAAGAACCATGGCGGCCACTGAGATAGCTCGACAAGCG GGAGAAGGTGCACGTGGCGTCCCACTCTCTGGTCATGTTGGCTTCGACAGCATGCCGGACCAGCTGGTCAACAAGTCCGTCAACCATGGCTTCTGCTTCAATATCCTCTGCGTGG GCGAGACGGGTTTGGGAAAGTCCACCCTCATGGACACCCTATTCAACACCAAATTTGAGGGTGAACCTACACAGCACAATCAGCCTGGAGTACAGCTCAAATCCAACACATACGAGCTGCAGGAGAGCAACGTTCGCCTGAAGCTCACTGTGGTCAACACTGTAGGCTTTGGAGATCAGATCAACAAAGAGGACAG TTACAAATCTATTGTGGAGTTCATCGATACTCAGTTTGAAGCGTACCTTCAGGAGGAACTGAAAATTAAACGCACCCTCCACAGTTATCATGATACACGGATCCACGCCTGTCTGTATTTCATTGCCCCCACTGGACACTCGCTCAAGTCCCTTGACCTGGTTACTATGAAGAAGTTGGACAGTAAG GTGAATATCATCCCGATCATCGCCAAATCAGATGCCATCTCAAAGAGTGAACTTGCTAAGTTCAAAATTAAGATCACAAGTGAGTTGGTGAGCAATGGCGTCCAGATATACCAGTTTCCCACCGACGATGAGACTGTGGCAGAGATCAACTCAACCATGAAT GGTCATTTGCCTTTTGCAGTGGTGGGAAGCACTGAGGAAGTGAAGATTGGGAACAAGATGGTGCGAGCGCGCCAGTACCCTTGGGGAACCGTCCAGG TGGAGAATGAGAATCACTGTGATTTTGTGAAGCTGAGAGAAATGCTGATCAGGGTCAACATGGAGGACCTAAGAGAGCAGACTCACACTCGCCACTATGAGCTATACCGCCGCTGCAAGCTGGAGGAGATGGGTTTCAAAGACACAGACCCTGACAGCAAACCCTTCAG CCTCCAGGAAACATACGAGGCCAAGAGGAATGAGTTCATGGGTGAGCTGCAGAAGAAAGAGGAGGAGATGAGGCAGATGTTTGTCCAGAGAGTCAAAGAGAAGGAGGCAGAGCTGAAAGAGGCAGAAAAGGAG CTTCATGAAAAGTTTGACCGTCTCAAGAAGCTTCACCAGGATGAGAAGAAGAAACTAGAGGACAAGAAGAAGGCTCTCGATGATGAGCTAAACGGCTTCAAGCAGAAGAAGACTGCCGCTGAGCTGCTACAGGCCCAGAATCAGCAGGCAGGAAGCTCCGCCACACTCAAGAAGGATAAAGAGAGGAAAAA
- the LOC127971979 gene encoding NADH dehydrogenase [ubiquinone] 1 alpha subcomplex subunit 1, giving the protein MWYEILPGFAVMTVCLMIPGIATAQIQKFTNGGKEKRIVRVPYQWYLMERDKRVSGTGAHYHAKGLENIK; this is encoded by the exons ATGTGGTATGAGATATTGCCCGGTTTCGCCGTTATGACAGTTTGTCTGATGATTCCAGGCATCGCAACTGCTCAAATCCAGAAGTTCACAAACGGTGGCAAG GAAAAGAGGATTGTACGGGTTCCCTATCAATGGTATTTGATGGAGAGAGACAAGAGAGTGTCTGGAACTGGTGCACACTACCATGCCAAG GGACTTGAAAACATCAAATGA
- the LOC127970948 gene encoding 60S ribosomal protein L39: protein MASHKTFRIKRFLAKKQKQNRPIPQWIRMKTGNKIRYNSKRRHWRRTKLGL from the exons ATG GCGTCGCATAAGACTTTCAGGATCAAACGCTTCCTGGCTAAGAAGCAGAAGCAGAACAGGCCGATCCCACAGTGGATTAGGATGAAAACCGGCAACAAGATCAG GTACAACTCCAAGAGGAGACACTGGAGAAGGACCAAGCTGGGCCTGTAA
- the LOC127971367 gene encoding septin-6 isoform X6, whose amino-acid sequence MQERTMAATEIARQAGEGARGVPLSGHVGFDSMPDQLVNKSVNHGFCFNILCVGETGLGKSTLMDTLFNTKFEGEPTQHNQPGVQLKSNTYELQESNVRLKLTVVNTVGFGDQINKEDSYKSIVEFIDTQFEAYLQEELKIKRTLHSYHDTRIHACLYFIAPTGHSLKSLDLVTMKKLDSKVNIIPIIAKSDAISKSELAKFKIKITSELVSNGVQIYQFPTDDETVAEINSTMNGHLPFAVVGSTEEVKIGNKMVRARQYPWGTVQVENENHCDFVKLREMLIRVNMEDLREQTHTRHYELYRRCKLEEMGFKDTDPDSKPFSLQETYEAKRNEFMGELQKKEEEMRQMFVQRVKEKEAELKEAEKELHEKFDRLKKLHQDEKKKLEDKKKALDDELNGFKQKKTAAELLQAQNQQAGSSATLKKDKERKK is encoded by the exons ATGCAGGAAAGAACCATGGCGGCCACTGAGATAGCTCGACAAGCG GGAGAAGGTGCACGTGGCGTCCCACTCTCTGGTCATGTTGGCTTCGACAGCATGCCGGACCAGCTGGTCAACAAGTCCGTCAACCATGGCTTCTGCTTCAATATCCTCTGCGTGG GCGAGACGGGTTTGGGAAAGTCCACCCTCATGGACACCCTATTCAACACCAAATTTGAGGGTGAACCTACACAGCACAATCAGCCTGGAGTACAGCTCAAATCCAACACATACGAGCTGCAGGAGAGCAACGTTCGCCTGAAGCTCACTGTGGTCAACACTGTAGGCTTTGGAGATCAGATCAACAAAGAGGACAG TTACAAATCTATTGTGGAGTTCATCGATACTCAGTTTGAAGCGTACCTTCAGGAGGAACTGAAAATTAAACGCACCCTCCACAGTTATCATGATACACGGATCCACGCCTGTCTGTATTTCATTGCCCCCACTGGACACTCGCTCAAGTCCCTTGACCTGGTTACTATGAAGAAGTTGGACAGTAAG GTGAATATCATCCCGATCATCGCCAAATCAGATGCCATCTCAAAGAGTGAACTTGCTAAGTTCAAAATTAAGATCACAAGTGAGTTGGTGAGCAATGGCGTCCAGATATACCAGTTTCCCACCGACGATGAGACTGTGGCAGAGATCAACTCAACCATGAAT GGTCATTTGCCTTTTGCAGTGGTGGGAAGCACTGAGGAAGTGAAGATTGGGAACAAGATGGTGCGAGCGCGCCAGTACCCTTGGGGAACCGTCCAGG TGGAGAATGAGAATCACTGTGATTTTGTGAAGCTGAGAGAAATGCTGATCAGGGTCAACATGGAGGACCTAAGAGAGCAGACTCACACTCGCCACTATGAGCTATACCGCCGCTGCAAGCTGGAGGAGATGGGTTTCAAAGACACAGACCCTGACAGCAAACCCTTCAG CCTCCAGGAAACATACGAGGCCAAGAGGAATGAGTTCATGGGTGAGCTGCAGAAGAAAGAGGAGGAGATGAGGCAGATGTTTGTCCAGAGAGTCAAAGAGAAGGAGGCAGAGCTGAAAGAGGCAGAAAAGGAG CTTCATGAAAAGTTTGACCGTCTCAAGAAGCTTCACCAGGATGAGAAGAAGAAACTAGAGGACAAGAAGAAGGCTCTCGATGATGAGCTAAACGGCTTCAAGCAGAAGAAGACTGCCGCTGAGCTGCTACAGGCCCAGAATCAGCAGGCAGGAAGCTCCGCCACACTCAAGAAGGATAAAGAGAGGAAAAA ATAG
- the LOC127971368 gene encoding ankyrin repeat domain-containing protein SOWAHD, translated as MYEGPISSEEHFNDSVEEAALPSEEPKDSDCEASGNNLSNAFSLKSRLTSQLRSNLEERLSRHGTRPVSPAFSASLRRSRFQKQLEESGSSACRRLSVDASEKGSLTPAMRKKYLKELFLNNKSGLSYILSSKDEPSELEGAQYGDTLNSSALCALDPMEHAWMLSVVDGNYDIMLEFLSVDPSLLSRKDFISGFTALHWLAKNGKDETLIQLLSHAEKEGLSVNVNLRGSGGLTPLHVAAMHNQYTVVKALVGAFSADIDVMDYSGKRAWQYLKDNAPREMMDLLGAWDDEHSVGYLNVNNSASQAQPAEDHAQESRVEVDSSGVTQQRFSFKRLLYNIGLLEKI; from the coding sequence ATGTATGAGGGGCCCATCAGCTCTGAGGAACATTTTAATGACTCTGTGGAAGAAGCGGCACTGCCCTCAGAAGAACCAAAGGACTCAGACTGTGAGGCTTCAGGCAACAATTTAAGTAATGCATTTTCACTTAAAAGCAGACTAACAAGTCAGCTCCGCTCAAATCTTGAGGAGCGATTGTCAAGACATGGTACTCGACCCGTTTCTCCTGCGTTTAGCGCCTCCTTGCGCAGATCCAGATTTCAGAAACAGCTGGAGGAATCGGGCAGCAGCGCCTGCCGCAGACTGTCAGTGGACGCGTCCGAGAAGGGCTCCCTCACACCCGCTATGCGAAAGAAGTATTTGAAAGAGTTGTTTCTGAATAATAAATCTGGATTGTCATACATTTTATCATCCAAAGACGAGCCGTCAGAGTTGGAGGGAGCTCAGTACGGAGACACTTTGAACAGCAGCGCGCTCTGCGCTTTGGATCCTATGGAGCACGCCTGGATGCTTTCAGTTGTGGATGGAAATTATGACATTATGCTGGAATTTCTCTCTGTAGATCCCAGTTTATTGAGCAGAAAAGACTTTATCAGTGGTTTTACGGCTCTCCACTGGTTGGCCAAAAATGGAAAGGACGAGACACTGATTCAGCTTCTCAGTCATGCAGAAAAAGAGGGGCTCTCAGTGAATGTGAACTTGAGAGGCAGTGGAGGTCTGACACCTCTTCATGTGGCTGCCATGCATAACCAGTACACGGTCGTGAAGGCTTTGGTTGGTGCATTCAGTGCTGATATAGATGTCATGGACTACAGCGGGAAAAGAGCATGGCAGTATCTCAAAGACAACGCACCGAGAGAAATGATGGATCTTCTGGGGGCTTGGGATGATGAACACTCTGTAGGGTACTTGAATGTGAATAACAGTGCGAGTCAAGCACAGCCAGCTGAGGATCATGCTCAAGAGAGTAGAGTTGAGGTGGATAGTTCAGGAGTCACACAGCAGCGATTCTCATTTAAGAGGCTGTTATACAATATTGGTCTCCTTGAAAAGATCTGA
- the LOC127971975 gene encoding regulator of nonsense transcripts 3B: MKEDKENTRPREKKVEIKCDEIEKPEKPNKEKKEAMTKIVIRRLPPSLSKEDLVEQLQPLPELDYMEFFSSDTSLFPHLFARAYLNFKNQDDIVLFRDRFDGYVFIDNRGQEYPAIVEFAPFQKIAKKRSKKKDAKSGTIEDDVDYKNFLEFYNGDEEKFPSNPETLLEEIEAKTKELSSKKTTPLLDFLKNKQRIREEKKEERRRRELERKRLRDEERRKWREEDRRKRKDAEKFKKGEKTSDKDKDQPKDELPKIKLLKKTEKADDGDIDKPKDKPKKLEREKQKEDRLPVGGESKKRQNGEHREEKGGKSEDSGHKNYRDRDGDRDRDRERERRQKEKERFRRQDEERRKRERQDGENTYRKRDDEGKKDKERVWEKRRNENTGESSVNAHPEKPTRDNRKEDSARKDRLRNKDRPAIQLYQPGVRSRNRGGGGPGGDGPAAEKRAERESKNTQEKAAE; this comes from the exons ATGAAGGAGGACAAGGAAAACACGCGTCCCAGAGAAAAGAAAGTGGAAATAAAATGTGACGAAATTGAGAAACCAGAGAAGCCAAATAAAGAGAAGAAGGAAGCTATGACAAAG ATTGTGATTCGACGTCTCCCTCCAAGTCTATCTAAAGAAGACTTAGTGGAACAACTGCAGCCTCTTCCAGAGCTGGATTACATGGAGTTTTTCTCTAGCGATACTAG TCTTTTCCCTCATCTGTTTGCCAGAGCCTATCTGAATTTCAAAAATCAAGATGACATAGTTCTCTTCAGAGACCGGTTTGATGGCTATGTCTTCATTGATAATCGAG GTCAAGAATATCCGGCAATTGTTGAGTTTGCACCATTCCAGAAAATTGCTAAGAAAAGGAGcaaaaaaaaggatgcaaaaagTGGAACGATTGAAGATG ATGTTGATTACAAAAATTTTTTGGAGTTCTACAATGGTGACGAGGAAAAATTTCCTTCCAACCCTGAGACTTTACTTGAGGAAATTGAGGCCAAGACTAAGGAACTCAGTT CTAAAAAAACAACACCTCTCTTGGACTTTCTTAAGAATAAACAG AGgataagagaagagaagaaagaagAGAGGAGACGGAGAGAACTAGAACGAAAACGCCTGCGAGATGAAGAACGGCGCAAGTGGAGAGAGGAggacagaagaaaaagaaaagatgctGAGAAGTTTAAAAAAGGAGAAAAGACATCTGATAAGGATAAGGACCAACCTAAAGATGAACTGCCAAAAATCAAG ctattgaaaaaaacagagaaagcGGATGACGGTGATATTGACAAGCCAAAGGACAAGCCCAAGAAACTAGAGCGAGAGAAACAGAAGGAAGATCGACTTCCTGTAGGAGGAGAATCAAAGAAGCGTCAGAATGGTGAACACAGAGAAGAGAAGGGGGGAAA GTCAGAGGATAGTGGGCATAAAAATTACAGAGATCGTGATGGGGATCGAGAccgggacagagagagagagcgaagacagaaagaaaaagaacgaTTCAGAAGGCAGGATGAAGAACGGAGGAAAAGAGAACGTCAGGATGGAGAAAACACCTACAGAAAGAGAGATGATGAGGGGAAGAAGGACAAGGAGCGTGTTTGGGAGAAAAGAAGGAATGAAAACACCGGAGAGTCCTCCGTTAATGCTCACCCTGAAAAGCCAACAAGGGACAACAGAAAAGAAGACAGTGCCAGAAAAGACCGTCTGAGAAACAag GATCGGCCTGCAATTCAGCTGTACCAGCCCGGGGTGAGGAGCCGTAACCGGGGTGGAGGAGGACCAGGAGGAGATGGACCGGCAGCAGAGAAGAGAGCTGAGCGTGAGTCCAAGAACACTCAAGAGAAAGCTGCTGAGTGA
- the LOC127971367 gene encoding septin-6 isoform X1 produces MQERTMAATEIARQAGEGARGVPLSGHVGFDSMPDQLVNKSVNHGFCFNILCVGETGLGKSTLMDTLFNTKFEGEPTQHNQPGVQLKSNTYELQESNVRLKLTVVNTVGFGDQINKEDSYKSIVEFIDTQFEAYLQEELKIKRTLHSYHDTRIHACLYFIAPTGHSLKSLDLVTMKKLDSKVNIIPIIAKSDAISKSELAKFKIKITSELVSNGVQIYQFPTDDETVAEINSTMNGHLPFAVVGSTEEVKIGNKMVRARQYPWGTVQVENENHCDFVKLREMLIRVNMEDLREQTHTRHYELYRRCKLEEMGFKDTDPDSKPFSLQETYEAKRNEFMGELQKKEEEMRQMFVQRVKEKEAELKEAEKELHEKFDRLKKLHQDEKKKLEDKKKALDDELNGFKQKKTAAELLQAQNQQAGSSATLKKDKERKNSGFL; encoded by the exons ATGCAGGAAAGAACCATGGCGGCCACTGAGATAGCTCGACAAGCG GGAGAAGGTGCACGTGGCGTCCCACTCTCTGGTCATGTTGGCTTCGACAGCATGCCGGACCAGCTGGTCAACAAGTCCGTCAACCATGGCTTCTGCTTCAATATCCTCTGCGTGG GCGAGACGGGTTTGGGAAAGTCCACCCTCATGGACACCCTATTCAACACCAAATTTGAGGGTGAACCTACACAGCACAATCAGCCTGGAGTACAGCTCAAATCCAACACATACGAGCTGCAGGAGAGCAACGTTCGCCTGAAGCTCACTGTGGTCAACACTGTAGGCTTTGGAGATCAGATCAACAAAGAGGACAG TTACAAATCTATTGTGGAGTTCATCGATACTCAGTTTGAAGCGTACCTTCAGGAGGAACTGAAAATTAAACGCACCCTCCACAGTTATCATGATACACGGATCCACGCCTGTCTGTATTTCATTGCCCCCACTGGACACTCGCTCAAGTCCCTTGACCTGGTTACTATGAAGAAGTTGGACAGTAAG GTGAATATCATCCCGATCATCGCCAAATCAGATGCCATCTCAAAGAGTGAACTTGCTAAGTTCAAAATTAAGATCACAAGTGAGTTGGTGAGCAATGGCGTCCAGATATACCAGTTTCCCACCGACGATGAGACTGTGGCAGAGATCAACTCAACCATGAAT GGTCATTTGCCTTTTGCAGTGGTGGGAAGCACTGAGGAAGTGAAGATTGGGAACAAGATGGTGCGAGCGCGCCAGTACCCTTGGGGAACCGTCCAGG TGGAGAATGAGAATCACTGTGATTTTGTGAAGCTGAGAGAAATGCTGATCAGGGTCAACATGGAGGACCTAAGAGAGCAGACTCACACTCGCCACTATGAGCTATACCGCCGCTGCAAGCTGGAGGAGATGGGTTTCAAAGACACAGACCCTGACAGCAAACCCTTCAG CCTCCAGGAAACATACGAGGCCAAGAGGAATGAGTTCATGGGTGAGCTGCAGAAGAAAGAGGAGGAGATGAGGCAGATGTTTGTCCAGAGAGTCAAAGAGAAGGAGGCAGAGCTGAAAGAGGCAGAAAAGGAG CTTCATGAAAAGTTTGACCGTCTCAAGAAGCTTCACCAGGATGAGAAGAAGAAACTAGAGGACAAGAAGAAGGCTCTCGATGATGAGCTAAACGGCTTCAAGCAGAAGAAGACTGCCGCTGAGCTGCTACAGGCCCAGAATCAGCAGGCAGGAAGCTCCGCCACACTCAAGAAGGATAAAGAGAGGAAAAA TTCAGGATTCCTGTAG
- the LOC127971367 gene encoding septin-6 isoform X4: MQERTMAATEIARQAGEGARGVPLSGHVGFDSMPDQLVNKSVNHGFCFNILCVGETGLGKSTLMDTLFNTKFEGEPTQHNQPGVQLKSNTYELQESNVRLKLTVVNTVGFGDQINKEDSYKSIVEFIDTQFEAYLQEELKIKRTLHSYHDTRIHACLYFIAPTGHSLKSLDLVTMKKLDSKVNIIPIIAKSDAISKSELAKFKIKITSELVSNGVQIYQFPTDDETVAEINSTMNGHLPFAVVGSTEEVKIGNKMVRARQYPWGTVQVENENHCDFVKLREMLIRVNMEDLREQTHTRHYELYRRCKLEEMGFKDTDPDSKPFSLQETYEAKRNEFMGELQKKEEEMRQMFVQRVKEKEAELKEAEKELHEKFDRLKKLHQDEKKKLEDKKKALDDELNGFKQKKTAAELLQAQNQQAGSSATLKKDKERKN, translated from the exons ATGCAGGAAAGAACCATGGCGGCCACTGAGATAGCTCGACAAGCG GGAGAAGGTGCACGTGGCGTCCCACTCTCTGGTCATGTTGGCTTCGACAGCATGCCGGACCAGCTGGTCAACAAGTCCGTCAACCATGGCTTCTGCTTCAATATCCTCTGCGTGG GCGAGACGGGTTTGGGAAAGTCCACCCTCATGGACACCCTATTCAACACCAAATTTGAGGGTGAACCTACACAGCACAATCAGCCTGGAGTACAGCTCAAATCCAACACATACGAGCTGCAGGAGAGCAACGTTCGCCTGAAGCTCACTGTGGTCAACACTGTAGGCTTTGGAGATCAGATCAACAAAGAGGACAG TTACAAATCTATTGTGGAGTTCATCGATACTCAGTTTGAAGCGTACCTTCAGGAGGAACTGAAAATTAAACGCACCCTCCACAGTTATCATGATACACGGATCCACGCCTGTCTGTATTTCATTGCCCCCACTGGACACTCGCTCAAGTCCCTTGACCTGGTTACTATGAAGAAGTTGGACAGTAAG GTGAATATCATCCCGATCATCGCCAAATCAGATGCCATCTCAAAGAGTGAACTTGCTAAGTTCAAAATTAAGATCACAAGTGAGTTGGTGAGCAATGGCGTCCAGATATACCAGTTTCCCACCGACGATGAGACTGTGGCAGAGATCAACTCAACCATGAAT GGTCATTTGCCTTTTGCAGTGGTGGGAAGCACTGAGGAAGTGAAGATTGGGAACAAGATGGTGCGAGCGCGCCAGTACCCTTGGGGAACCGTCCAGG TGGAGAATGAGAATCACTGTGATTTTGTGAAGCTGAGAGAAATGCTGATCAGGGTCAACATGGAGGACCTAAGAGAGCAGACTCACACTCGCCACTATGAGCTATACCGCCGCTGCAAGCTGGAGGAGATGGGTTTCAAAGACACAGACCCTGACAGCAAACCCTTCAG CCTCCAGGAAACATACGAGGCCAAGAGGAATGAGTTCATGGGTGAGCTGCAGAAGAAAGAGGAGGAGATGAGGCAGATGTTTGTCCAGAGAGTCAAAGAGAAGGAGGCAGAGCTGAAAGAGGCAGAAAAGGAG CTTCATGAAAAGTTTGACCGTCTCAAGAAGCTTCACCAGGATGAGAAGAAGAAACTAGAGGACAAGAAGAAGGCTCTCGATGATGAGCTAAACGGCTTCAAGCAGAAGAAGACTGCCGCTGAGCTGCTACAGGCCCAGAATCAGCAGGCAGGAAGCTCCGCCACACTCAAGAAGGATAAAGAGAGGAAAAA TTAA
- the LOC127971367 gene encoding septin-6 isoform X5: protein MQERTMAATEIARQAGEGARGVPLSGHVGFDSMPDQLVNKSVNHGFCFNILCVGETGLGKSTLMDTLFNTKFEGEPTQHNQPGVQLKSNTYELQESNVRLKLTVVNTVGFGDQINKEDSYKSIVEFIDTQFEAYLQEELKIKRTLHSYHDTRIHACLYFIAPTGHSLKSLDLVTMKKLDSKVNIIPIIAKSDAISKSELAKFKIKITSELVSNGVQIYQFPTDDETVAEINSTMNGHLPFAVVGSTEEVKIGNKMVRARQYPWGTVQVENENHCDFVKLREMLIRVNMEDLREQTHTRHYELYRRCKLEEMGFKDTDPDSKPFSLQETYEAKRNEFMGELQKKEEEMRQMFVQRVKEKEAELKEAEKELHEKFDRLKKLHQDEKKKLEDKKKALDDELNGFKQKKTAAELLQAQNQQAGSSATLKKDKERKN from the exons ATGCAGGAAAGAACCATGGCGGCCACTGAGATAGCTCGACAAGCG GGAGAAGGTGCACGTGGCGTCCCACTCTCTGGTCATGTTGGCTTCGACAGCATGCCGGACCAGCTGGTCAACAAGTCCGTCAACCATGGCTTCTGCTTCAATATCCTCTGCGTGG GCGAGACGGGTTTGGGAAAGTCCACCCTCATGGACACCCTATTCAACACCAAATTTGAGGGTGAACCTACACAGCACAATCAGCCTGGAGTACAGCTCAAATCCAACACATACGAGCTGCAGGAGAGCAACGTTCGCCTGAAGCTCACTGTGGTCAACACTGTAGGCTTTGGAGATCAGATCAACAAAGAGGACAG TTACAAATCTATTGTGGAGTTCATCGATACTCAGTTTGAAGCGTACCTTCAGGAGGAACTGAAAATTAAACGCACCCTCCACAGTTATCATGATACACGGATCCACGCCTGTCTGTATTTCATTGCCCCCACTGGACACTCGCTCAAGTCCCTTGACCTGGTTACTATGAAGAAGTTGGACAGTAAG GTGAATATCATCCCGATCATCGCCAAATCAGATGCCATCTCAAAGAGTGAACTTGCTAAGTTCAAAATTAAGATCACAAGTGAGTTGGTGAGCAATGGCGTCCAGATATACCAGTTTCCCACCGACGATGAGACTGTGGCAGAGATCAACTCAACCATGAAT GGTCATTTGCCTTTTGCAGTGGTGGGAAGCACTGAGGAAGTGAAGATTGGGAACAAGATGGTGCGAGCGCGCCAGTACCCTTGGGGAACCGTCCAGG TGGAGAATGAGAATCACTGTGATTTTGTGAAGCTGAGAGAAATGCTGATCAGGGTCAACATGGAGGACCTAAGAGAGCAGACTCACACTCGCCACTATGAGCTATACCGCCGCTGCAAGCTGGAGGAGATGGGTTTCAAAGACACAGACCCTGACAGCAAACCCTTCAG CCTCCAGGAAACATACGAGGCCAAGAGGAATGAGTTCATGGGTGAGCTGCAGAAGAAAGAGGAGGAGATGAGGCAGATGTTTGTCCAGAGAGTCAAAGAGAAGGAGGCAGAGCTGAAAGAGGCAGAAAAGGAG CTTCATGAAAAGTTTGACCGTCTCAAGAAGCTTCACCAGGATGAGAAGAAGAAACTAGAGGACAAGAAGAAGGCTCTCGATGATGAGCTAAACGGCTTCAAGCAGAAGAAGACTGCCGCTGAGCTGCTACAGGCCCAGAATCAGCAGGCAGGAAGCTCCGCCACACTCAAGAAGGATAAAGAGAGGAAAAA CTGA